AATGGAGGCACACCAATTGGAACTGATGGGGCATTTGGAGTGACAGCAGGAAAAGGCAGTGATAACAAAGAAGTGGAAAGAAATGACCCAAAAGTAAATGGGCTTAATGCTGTCCAACCTAGTAATGGTCTAGATGGCATGACTGGTGGAAGTGTAAAAGttcaacaaaaaaatgtaaatcatgCTGTTGTAAGTGCCACAAAGAATAATGTGAATGATTTTGGGAACActattctcattgaagattatGAGGTTGGTGATGCAGAGATAAGAGATAAACAGGAACTGCAGAGTCATGGTGCCAATTATGAATTTGATGATAAAGGACTGCATGGTGATGATCCAATGGCATTCTATGGAATACATGGTGATGATCCAATGGCATTCTATGGAATGCAAGGAGATGATCCAAAAGCATCTgatggaaataaaaatgaaaatcaagaaaatgatCATTCCAGTTCCAGTTCCAGCAGTGAGGAGAGTAAAAGCAGTGACTCCAGTTCCAGCAGTGAAGAAGGCAAAAGCAGTGATTCCAGTTCAAGTTCTAGCAGTGAGGAGGGTAAGGGCAGTGACTCCAGCTCCAGTTCCAGCAGTGAGGAGGGTAAGGGCAGTGACTCCAGCTCCAGTTCCAGCAGTGAGGAGGGTAAGGGCAGTGACTCCAGCTCCAGTTCCAGCAGTGAGGAGGGTAAGGGCAGTGACTCCAGCTCCAGTTCCAGCAGTGAGGAGGGTAAGGGCAGTGACTCCAGCTCCAGTTCCAGCAGTGAGGAGGGTAAGGGCAGTGACTCCAGCTCCAGTTCCAGCAGTGAGGAGGGTAAGGGCAGTGACTCCAGCTCCAGTTCCAGCAGTGAGGAGGGTAAGGGCAGTGACTCCAGCTCCAGTTCCAGCAGTGAGGAGGGTAAGGGCAGTGACTCCAGCTCTAGTTCCAGCAGTGAGGAGGGTAAGGGCAGTGACTCCAGTTCTAGCAGTGAAGAAGACAAAAGCAGTGATTCCAGTTCAAGTTCTAGCAGTGAGGAAGGTAAAAGCAGTGACTCCAGCTCCAGTTCTAGCAGTGACTCCAGCTCCAGCTCCAGCAGTGAATCCAGCTCCAGTTCCAGCAGTGAGGAAGGTAAAAGCAGTGACTCCAGCTCCAGTTCTAGCAGTGACTCCAGCTCCAGTTCTAGCAGTGAGGAAGGTAAAAGCAGTGACTCCAGTTCTAGCAGTGAATCCAGCTCCAGTTCCAGCAGTGAGGAGGGTAAAAGCAGTAACTCCAGCTCCAGCTCCAGCTCCAGCTCCAGTTCCAGCAGTGAGGAGGGTAAAAGCAGTGACTCCAGTTCTAGCAGTGACTCCAGCTCCAGCTCCAGCAGTGAATCCAGTTCCAGTTCCAGCAGTGAGGAGGGTAAGGGCAGTGACTCCAGTTCTAGCAGTGACTCCAGCTCCAGTTCCAGCAGTGAGGAGGGTAAGGGCAGTGACTCCAGCTCTAGTTCCAGCAGTGAGGAGGGTAAGGGCAGTGACTCCAGCTCCAGTTCTAGCAGTGAGGAGGGTAAGGGCAGTGACTCCAGCTCTAGTTCCAGCAGTGAGGAGGGTAAGGGCAGTGACTCCAGCTCCAGTTCCAGCAGTGAGGAGAGTAAAGGCAGTGACTCCAGCTCCAGTTCCAGCAGTGAGGAGGGTGAAGAGAATGCTGAGCCAGATAATGGTACTAATGAACCAAGTATTTCAGAGTCTACCAATGATGTGGGCACTCAGAGTGTTCCTGTTACAGACAAACAAAACACTAAAAAGGTGATCAAGCCTCGTAAACAAGTTATCCAAAGAAAACAACACAGCGTTGAAGACGATGACAATAGTAATGGCAGCGACGATACAAGTGACCAGAGTAGCTGAGGAAGAAAGTAAATCAAAAAAAGGATATACTGTTCTAATTTATCTGTGACACAAAATCCTGTCCAGAATGGTATATACACATTATATAAACATGTTATGGGATGTTAAGGAAAGcatagaagaaaaaatatattttgttttaaaaatcattgaaaatgaaaaacatagaTATATTTCCCTGTAGTACAAATGCTTGAAACTAAATATAAAAAGTGTTCCAATATGATGTACTAATGCTCCAAAACATGACTAGAGTATTTACAAGGTTAAAGTTTTCTGAGGTAGCTAAAgagatataaaaaaagaaacattggtACTTAATTCTCAACAAATGGActtgtaaacaaaaatacaaagttaAAAGAAACTAACTTACAACTGTCAAAACTGCAGTAACTTCAAACTTCACCATGACTGTTATGGAAACTTCTTGAAGTAAATGTGTAATGATGCAGATTATGTGATAACTCAAAATGTGTTCTATGTAAAAAGCACTCTAAAGTTATTTCTAATAAAGATCTAAGTTGCTGAATATAACATTGGTGTTTACATCTTACAGACTAGACCATTCGTACTAGAATCTTCCTGCTGCCAATATTGCAAACAGTAAACAGTAGCCACTTATAATCATATTAAGTCTTTAAAATCTATAGTTATACAGAAAATTCCCTGCTAAATAATACACATCCCACTGAAAGTATTACATTTTGTAAGAACGACTGGGAGAAACCTATAGTAGAAATGTATGTTGGTCATAGACTTTTCAAACTTTTCTGACTTGTGTGCTAAAGGCACAGGTAATGGAGGAAATGTCACAACTTTAGCTCTAACAGTCATGCTGAGCACAAAAACTACATGTCCCAGAATCCACCACTGTAGCGACACATCAAAAACAGTACAATGCAGAATTAGATGATAACTTTCTCTGGCATAATGAGCATGTACTGTTAAAAAATTCATGGTATGCATGTTTAACTGTCAATGTCAAAATCCAAATGAAGAGGAACGTTTTTAGTTGAGGCCCAGTTTATCTGCAGGTTCACTAAGTCTGAACTGGGAGAAGTTAATAAATTGCTACAACTAGACCAATAATGAGCTAattgaaagttttaatgaaaCTTACAGTCACACCTGCCTTCAAGAAAGAGTTGGACCACCAAGATTTATCACAATATTTGCTCTCATCCACTATTAAAAATCCACTTATTCCTGACAACAGTTACCAATATTAGCAAAAGGCATTTCatgttgtgaaaaaaaaacaaaaaattgaataaaaatgatgttaaagcgaagcaaaaattaactttttttcaagaataaaatatgtgcatttACAACTCAGACCACAACAGAATGtgaagatttattttctctgaccATTTGACCAGGTTTGATGCTTCTATGTCCCATCTCTCATACTGTAGCTATAAAAGATGGCGGCCAAGGTCAGATGTTACTCTTACATCAGGACTCATCAGTGCCAAAGCTGTTACCGAACTTTGCAGTTCACCTGCTCTTCAACCCCCTAAAACACACCTCCTGTGTATTTCCCCTTCGTCATCTCTCTACTTCGTCTCCACTCCACTGCAAAGGTCCCATGTCCCAGTTAGGCCACTGGGCCCTGCTTAATCAGGCTGCAAGTCCCAGACTGTTCTCTGAACTGGGCCCCCCGTGGTGGAATGACCAGTGCTGGGGGCGGTGGCGTAACATGGGggcgtgttcagtgtggaggcggagcccttGATTAAGGGCGATGCATTGCCTTAGCAACCACAGCTGTCAAGGCTAATTAAGGACAGGCCGCAGCTGTGGGGGCCCTttaagacacactgaacaccTTCCCGTAGGGACGAGCAGGCCCCCGCAAGGGGAGAGGCTTCCAGCGACAGTCCCAGAGGGGACTGGGGAAAGAGCGCCGGAGACgtattttgcttctttttattttctttttttttttcctcctgtccCTCCATGTATCCTCACCAGGGCAGGttgagttttctttctttttttttttttttggccttgCTCCTTTTCTTCCAGTCTGGACCCCGCTAAATAGGGACAGTCCAGACTGCATTCGGCTGTACCCAAccggtttctttttttccagactGGACATCGTTAGATAGGGATAGTCCAGTCTGGATGCCACTGTGCAAAGCGgtgtgctttctttctttttctgttttttcggGGGGGTTTCCTAGCCTCACACTGATCCGCCCCCTCAAACGAGGCGTCAACCTTTAACAGTGTTCAGTTTGGCTCCTCCCACTCTCACATTGTTACAGAACTCACTCACCATCTTCCAGAAGGAACAGAAAGCCCCTTTCTTTAAGGTATTCCTAACCTCAGAGACCTGTGACTAATACTCACTTACTTTCCCTTACTATACTCTTATGTCGCTGCTTTTTTTGTCTGTCTAGCACTACCACCTACTGTAATTAACATTGCGCTTACTGTTGTCTGTGGTTTTATCGTTGTTCTATGctaatattataaataaacaGATGGAGTGAAGCATCAGccaaatgataaaatgtttaatataaatgACAGAAAAGTATTGCTATTGTCTGTGTACTTAAAGTGCACTTACAATGGTTCAACTGGAGTCAATTAATTGAGCATTTCTCAAGTTAGCTGTTAAATTTCACTCCATAACATACATAGCAATTGGACCAACAATGAAGATCAATGATCTTTTCAATGAGAGAAGCACAGATTAGGAGAACATTTCAAAGACCCTGATCTTCATTAAAAAGTGGAATTCACATTATACCACCTCGATACTATCTATATACACTAGACATTAAGTATATCAGGCTCTCCTACCCAACAGAGAAGCTGGTTGAGCAGAAACTGTTTAGAATGCCATTGTGAAGCCTGTAGCTTTTTTGTagcttcattcatttatttacaCATCCTTATTTATTACAATTGTGCCCTAGAAAATTATGCTGATTTGTAACAGCTGactgaaacaacaaaacacCAACAACAAGGAATGCAATTTTTATAAACCATTTTTAGAAAGTTTTATTGAGGTTcaacatattttagattttgatccATTTCActattggtactgtatgtcaatgacATTAAAGCGTCCTTTTGCTTGGAATTGCTGAAATAAAGCGTGTCTGATGACTAACTGTTTTACGACCCAATAACGTTTATGGGGAACAAAACTGGATCCATTTCTCCAGCCAGCTTCACTCAGATCTGCGTCATCGGGGACGTTGTTTTCACCGGTCCAGGAGTATACAGGCAAGACGTTGCAGATGGATGTGAAAATAAAGAACGGTCACAAAAGAGCAATTTGTCTCATCTAGTTTTTTGGTAGCTTTGGATGCACAGTATTAAAAACTCCTAAACATTTCAATGATGTAATTTGATGTGATTTTGTAATACTCCTTATTGAGACACACAAGTATGTgtaaagcatgtacagtacctgtaaatGCAATATTCTATATATGTGTGGAGTGGCCATACTAAACCTTTCCACTAGGAGGTGCCCAATAAGCACTTTTACAACCATTGATGATATGCATTACTTAAATACTTTAAACAAAACAGAGGAAAAGGTTAAGAAGTGTCGCAATAATGATTCTGCTGCGGTCCTATGAGTAAATTCAGCAAAATCTCTAGACGAGGAAACAAGTAGTTTGTTTTGTTGGCTAACAAATACGACTTTTTCTCACTAATGGGAAACAAGTCAAATACAGGTAGTtgtcattatatacagtagatacgtTCCTGAACGATACAAATTTCCCATGAGAATATATGTAAAAGGACGGAACATTGTATGGACCACTCCCAGCTAGAGGGATGAACTCTCAAAAAACAATAACACATATTTATGCATGTAAAGAGTTTCACATGGTTGTActaaaagtcattttaaatgaaatgtttgttaatatttttcaattttcaagTTAAAAGTGAAGGGAAAACTGTTGTTAGTGGTGAGTGATGAACAGTCTGGAAAATGCAGGAGGCATGTGCCCACTGACACATCCGGACTGAACAACCACCTTCTGATGTCTGAtgtcatttatttaaaagtcttGTAAGTAACATTACAAAATCATGTGTGCAGTATTTAggtttttatcttattttcttttagttGTACTTATTGAATGTTaaggttgattttttttaatgaatcaaagttattgtttcatttacagattaattgaaattgaatttctttttttagatttttgaaCGTAGTAGATTAACGGAATTTTTTctactttcttttattttgtctaACATTTTATACTATATAAACATAAGGTATAGGCCAACACTTTATTTCATTGCTTGATTTGGCACTAATGAGATGAAGAGACTCAAAGGGACTCAAATTGGTGAAACAATTCCAGAGTTGAATAAATGCTCTGACCCTTCTAAGCTTTCAGGATGCTGTGCTTGCTGTCAACAACCATGGGCTCCTCTAAGCAGCTGACTGAGGActtgaaaataaagataatgGAATTTCCACTGTCAGAAAcatcattaagaaatggaaggTAAGGGAGACTGTTGAGGTCAAGGAAAGATCTGGAAGACCCAGAAAAACATCTGATAGACCTGCTCGTAAACTGGTGAGATATGCAAAGCACAACCCACATATCACTGCAAAGGACCTGCACAAAGGCATAGCTCACTCGGAGTAGTGGTCCACAGGTCCACAGTACGGTGCTGCATACACAAAAATGAAGTGCATGGAAGAGCTGTTAGAAGGAAACCTCTCTTGCGATCTCATCACAAAAGGcagcttcacaaaaaatgaactttttggccacaaccACAAAAGACACACTTCTGTGGCAGCCAGTGGTACAGAAAATATTGTGCAGGTGGAAGGAAGAATGGATTCAACTAATTATCAACAAATCCTAGAAAGTAATGTCCCTGAATCAGTGAAGTAGTTGAAGCTGAAAAGAGATTTGATATTTCAGCAAGACAATGGTCCAAAAAATACTTCAAAATCAACCATGAAGTTCTTGCAGGAATTAAAGACTAAGGGTTTGGAATGGCCTTCACAGTCCCCAGATGTGAAGATCATTGAAAAGCTGTGTGGAGATCTCAAACATGCAGTTCACCGGTAATTGTAATAGGCTGGGTAAATTAGTGAATAATAAGTGGCAAAAGAATCTGGAATAATCAAATCAACATAAGTATCCTTTACAAACAGGGTGACTAAGAAAGCCAAAAGCATcagggagtgtgtgtctcaccccctccaTTGTGAATTCACACTTCTCCCATCTGGAAGATGCCTCTGTGCCCCcaggtgtaaaaccaacagactcaggaaatctttcattcccactgcaattacactcttaaacaatacaaagtaactaccttgtctcttgtttcttatctcctgtaacactactgtattctcttcccttttggtgatgtttatttgtcattgtgttgtgtttgactgtaCCATTAAACGAATTTCCCCTCgggaataataataaattattatacaaTAAAACTCGGCTCAGCTCGACTCAACTCGACTCGAATCAAATCGAAGACCTAAGAATATTTCTGAGCTAGAAGAGTTCTGCAAGGAAGAGTGAAATGATCATTCCTAAAGCAAGCAGAAAAAGACTCTTAGCTGGCTACAAGAAACGTTTGGAAGCTATGATTTCTGCCAAAGATGGTGTTGCTAAGTACTGACTGACCCAAGCTTTTGCACATGCCACATtaactgttttattgttttcagtctgttaaattcagcaaattAATAGCGATTGTGCATGAAA
Above is a genomic segment from Lepisosteus oculatus isolate fLepOcu1 chromosome 1, fLepOcu1.hap2, whole genome shotgun sequence containing:
- the LOC107077159 gene encoding dentin sialophosphoprotein-like; the protein is MKIFISITFLLAVASAVPTFWYRNKISTQEDNSEIHGGAIENGGTPIGTDGAFGVTAGKGSDNKEVERNDPKVNGLNAVQPSNGLDGMTGGSVKVQQKNVNHAVVSATKNNVNDFGNTILIEDYEVGDAEIRDKQELQSHGANYEFDDKGLHGDDPMAFYGIHGDDPMAFYGMQGDDPKASDGNKNENQENDHSSSSSSSEESKSSDSSSSSEEGKSSDSSSSSSSEEGKGSDSSSSSSSEEGKGSDSSSSSSSEEGKGSDSSSSSSSEEGKGSDSSSSSSSEEGKGSDSSSSSSSEEGKGSDSSSSSSSEEGKGSDSSSSSSSEEGKGSDSSSSSSSEEGKGSDSSSSSSSEEGKGSDSSSSSEEDKSSDSSSSSSSEEGKSSDSSSSSSSDSSSSSSSESSSSSSSEEGKSSDSSSSSSSDSSSSSSSEEGKSSDSSSSSESSSSSSSEEGKSSNSSSSSSSSSSSSSEEGKSSDSSSSSDSSSSSSSESSSSSSSEEGKGSDSSSSSDSSSSSSSEEGKGSDSSSSSSSEEGKGSDSSSSSSSEEGKGSDSSSSSSSEEGKGSDSSSSSSSEESKGSDSSSSSSSEEGEENAEPDNGTNEPSISESTNDVGTQSVPVTDKQNTKKVIKPRKQVIQRKQHSVEDDDNSNGSDDTSDQSSLRIFKILYKGYLRLSNHLATIVLKLILSPRKGKKQTVTMTATIIIVCLLTAAFANPILKNNNMEENIPDTHSAANSTSMETYMSVNKTLAYSSSSYQTSEESDTSEDKSSLENTSEDTVISQTKRFYLKSSEESSSLEDTTSEEDSTSEDMTSEEDSSLDRTSETSESTSEDKTSEERDRFFGDKTSEEIYDTSESRSDENGNTRDDSRDSDEVIRRNRVRVFKIKLKSDEDSTYSHSTEHNTSDRRDISGEDGNEEEEEKDGEDYNSENGHSTESDGNDSNADKGGYKKGEKCDKDGDSDDCDEESDEYSFGDIGDDTYELNDDLLMLDDGQIEAHSW